The following proteins are co-located in the Argopecten irradians isolate NY chromosome 9, Ai_NY, whole genome shotgun sequence genome:
- the LOC138331893 gene encoding nuclear apoptosis-inducing factor 1-like: MATNIVETPSKKRKPNWTADECLQLTKFVEEKKDVIRAKFGAGVTTQRKREAWQRITDAINASSTVRRSVEEVEKKWHNLHMKGKAELSDHRRQAVMTGGGPSSMPQISPIAEAVGNVIGLDNVSICGIDGAVDTSMMMLLNTDPVFPSISRPPCSTITTEIMSSCAATILPSCTVASPLESDDSTAGIQQLRKQKLQLEIENLKLQNKLLTLKIKRINDNEC; this comes from the exons ATGGCAACGAATATTGTTGAGACACCAAGCAAAAAGCGGAAACCAAACTGGACGGCAGACGAATGCTTGCAGCTAACAAAATTTGTTGAAGAGAAGAAGGATGTTATCAGGGCCAAGTTTGGTGCGGGGGTTACGACCCAGAGGAAAAGGGAAGCATGGCAGCGCATAACAGATGCCATCAACGCCAGTTCTACTGTCAGACGAAGCGTAGAGGAGGTAGAAAAAAAATGGCACAACCTCCATATGAAGGGGAAGGCAGAGTTGTCTGACCACCGCAGACAGGCAGTGATGACAG GTGGTGGTCCATCTTCTATGCCCCAGATCAGTCCAATTGCTGAGGCTGTGGGCAATGTAATTGGCCTGGATAATGTGTCCATTTGTGGCATTGATGGGGCAGTGGACACATCCATGATGATGCTTCTAAACACTGACCCAGTGTTTCCATCAATCTCAAG ACCCCCATGCAGCACCATAACAACAGAGATCATGTCTTCATGTGCAGCTACCATCTTGCCATCATGCACAGTAGCTTCACCCCTAGAATCAGATGACAGCACTGCAGGGATCCAGCAACTCAGGAAGCAGAAGCTGCAGCTGGAaatagaaaatttgaaattacaaaacaaacttCTCACTTTGAAAATCAAAAGGATAAATGATAATGAATGTTAA
- the LOC138331894 gene encoding putative nuclease HARBI1, with product MQLCSGDNFNVDQSTVSRVIQRVTNALNRQEVVTKFISFPISAEAVRKHQADFYAVARFPGVIGAIDGTHIRILRPSINEPEFVNRKNFHSINVQIVVDANSRILDLVARWPGSAHDARILRESGLARIFEARMVPVKCHLLGDSGYPCKNWLLTPYLNPLPGQQTRYNSAHKTTRCIVERAIGQWKRRFHVLHGEIRLRPERVCKLITACGILHNIAKLLNMPQLDNDDDEDGDDGNCDGDANSIQEDPVDGRAYRTHIVCNHF from the exons ATGCAACTCTGCAGTGGTGATAATTTTAATGTTGACCAGTCAACCGTATCCCGAGTTATCCAGAGAGTGACAAATGCTTTAAACCGCCAGGAAGTCGTTACCAAGTTCATTTCATTCCCTATTTCTGCTGAGGCTGTCAGGAAACATCAAGCAGATTTTTATGCAGTTGCTAGGTTTCCGGGGGTTATCGGAGCAATTGACGGCACACATATACGTATTTTACGCCCCAGTATCAACGAGCCAGAATTTGTTAACAGAAAAAACTTCCATTCCATCAATGTACAGATTGTGGTGGATGCAAATTCACGTATTTTAGACCTAGTTGCGAGATGGCCAGGGTCAGCACACGACGCGAGAATCCTTCGTGAAAGTGGTCTGGCAAGGATATTTGAGGCGAGAATGGTGCCGGTAAAATGCCACTTACTTGGCGATAGCGGGTATCCTTGTAAAAACTGGCTCTTGACACCCTACCTCAACCCACTACCCGGACAACAGACTCGGTACAACAG TGCACACAAAACTACCAGGTGTATTGTGGAAAGAGCTATTGGGCAATGGAAGAGAAGGTTCCATGTGCTGCATGGAGAGATAAGATTGAGACCAGAGAGAGTCTGCAAATTAATCACAGCTTGTGGCATTCTACATAACATTGCTAAATTGTTAAACATGCCACAgcttgataatgatgatgatgaagatggaGATGATGGTAACTGTGATGGTGATGCTAATAGTATCCAAGAGGACCCTGTTGATGGCAGAGCCTACAGAACCCATATTGTCTGTAACCACTTCTGA